Within the Trichoderma breve strain T069 chromosome 3, whole genome shotgun sequence genome, the region CTGGAATGCATggaacaaggcaaagaatGGTATCACCTCTCAGGCGCTCAAACCGGCCGCGTCAAGATGATGGCACAGTGGAAACCAGTGGCCATTTCAGGCGTGGCTGGCACCGGTGGCTACATCACACCAATTGGCGTCATGCGGCTTCATTTCCAGAAGGCAAATGATCTCCGTAACTTTGAAGCTTTTGGCAAATCCGATCCATATGTCCGAGTTCTTCTTTCTGGTATTGACAAGGCGCGAACGGTAACGTTCAAGAATGACCTGAATCCTGTATGGGATGAAGTCCTCTACGTTCCTGTTCATTCTGCTCGAGACAGACTCACTCTTGAGGTAATGGACGAGGAGAAGGTTGGCAAAGATCGTTCCCTCGGATTGTGTGAAGTCTCTGCAGCGGATTATATTCAGCAAGATGAGCTTGGCGAGTATCTCGTGCATGATACAAAGCGCGTTCTCCAGAGCGAACTCCGCATTCACGGCAAGGGCATTTCCAAAGGTACATTGACCTACACCGTTGCATTCTATCCCTGCCTCAACATCGCCGATcctgaagaggaagaggaggaggcggcagaagctgctgaagaaaaTGGCGAAGAACCCAGGGCCTCCCTTGACAGACCACAAAGCTCCGCCTCTAAATCTGCACCAAAGCCATCCCTCGACGCATCCAGAAAATCAGTCGATGTGTCCAGGAAATCGGTTGATACGGCCAAGTTGAGCGCTGCTACAGGCGAGGATGGCCGGCCGATCTCGCCGGCGTCGATGAGGTCGTCGATGTCagtagagaagaagggaCCGCCCAAGATCCGGCTGAGCCCCGAAGAATTGCTCAGATATGAGAGCGGCGTTCTCATCTTCAGACTATTGGAATCGGAGATGCCCGAAAGGGATAGCCAACTGGAAATTTACGTGGACGACATGGCTTACCCGTCTTATACATCCACAATAGTGCCATCAAAGTCGCACAAGTTTGACGAGATTGGCGACTGTATCATCCGAGAGCTGGACTTTTCTCGTTTGACGATCAAGGCACGGAAGAAGGGCGATGATGCCGAAGATACTCTGGCGTACTTGTCTGGCAATACGTTGGAGACATTGAAGCAATGTCTGGTAAGTCAAAGTAATGCGTTGTGATTTCGTCCCACTCAGATTGATATTTCCCTCGTATTCCCCCGATAATCATCACCTTGACTATGATTACTATATAATGCGTAGAAACATGTGCTAACATCATATGCAGAACAATCCCacaacattgaagctcaagagcgACGATGGCAAGTCCAGCTGGGTCAAGGTTAGCCTCAAGTATATCCCCCTCAAGATGGATTTGGACGCCAGCGAGAGTATCAACAACATGGGCAACCTCCGTGTCGATGTCTTGAGCGGCACAGACTTGCCGTCGGCAGACAGGAACGGGAAGAGCGACCCTTACTGCAAGTTCGAGTTGAACGACGTGGAAGTATACAAGACGAAggtgcagaagaagacattgtcgCCAGTGTGGAACGAGTTCTTTGAGGTTTCTGTGCCATCGAGGACAGGAGCCCACTTTGTGTGCAACGTCTACGATTACGACTTTGCTGACAAGCCTGATTTCTTGGGCGCCACCGTCATCAGGCTAGACAATCTCCAGCCTTTCAAGGCCATGGAGCAGAGCTTCCCGCTGGATGGCAAGTCGGGAAGCATCAAACTCCGAATGGTTTTCCGTCCCGATTACGTTACTCGTGCAAGACAAGGCACGTCAACGTTCCAGGGCACTTTTGGCGGCACCTCTCGCATCGTTACTGGAGTAGCCGGAGTGCCGTTCAAGGGAGCCACCGCTGTAGGTCACGGCGTGGGCAGAGGTGCCTCGTTCTTGAAGCGCGGCATCCTTGGTAAAAAGGATCGGGATGACCCCAACGGTTCGTTGTCGGAGCTCACAGAGGTGCCTACAGTGCCAAGTATCATTACCAATGGCAGCGATTTccccaacagcaacaacaactcCAACCCCAGCACCAGGCCAACAACCAGCGCCGTGGATGGTTCTAGGGATATCCCTCCGCATCTGACACCCGAGGGCTCTGGTCATAACAGAACCAGGAGCTTCGGCAGCTCTTCGGTGCACAGCGCCATGGGCTTTGGAGCTCCCACCGGAACAGCAACGTTTACCGTTGTTGGCGCTTCCGGATATTCTCATTCCACAGACCTGtacatcctcatcacccaAATCTCGCCTAGGGAAAAGGTTGTTGGCAAAACGAAGCACTACAAGTCGCCCAATGGGCAGTGGACCTTTGACGAGACGTTCCGTTTCAGCTGCACTCCTGATGCACAGTTCAAGATTGAGGCCAGAGGTGAACATTTGTTTGGCAGCGATGACGGTTTGGGAGAGCATTTTTACTTTGTTGACGAGACCGGCAGCGCCGGTGCAAAGGATCTCAGCGTTGGCGCTGGCACGGTGACAGTCAAGAGCTCTTTCCAACCTGCGGAGGAGAAGTATCCCGACAGCCCCAAGTCCTTCTCACGACGCGGCTTTCTGAGCAAGCGAGAGGCGCGGAGTCGAGACCCATCGCAAAATCCTTGAGCGATTCAGCAACAAAAGCTTTTGTTCAATCCTTCCAGTTCCTTCCAAGGCTCTCATGGGTCTCCATTCGGGATCGAGTATCTGTATTTGTTTTACAAGTTGCTTCTAACGCAATGTCACGGCCGTATCTTCGCTCTCTACGTCGGCTCCAATGATTCGTTTGCTTCTTGTCGTTTTCTTTCGACTCTTTTTTATGGAATTGCAGCTCTGTATTATTTGTTATAGCCTATCTGCCTGGAGTCTGAGGTGATGGATGGGAGGAAACGGTATGGGGGTTCTatgatgtatatatatatatataaacagTGCGGGTCAGGCGAGGTCAAATGGGACAGCGAATgcattttattttatttatttatttattgGATAGTGCCAATAATCTCATCTAGGACTTTTGATTCaatgttttctctctttttttcttaccCAGCATCTATTATCATCCAAATATGTATGCATACCTGTAGACTAGGGTGATGCGCAATTGTTTGCTGATACAGACTAAGTCCATCAGGCAACAAGGCCGCCAAAAATCGCCGAGCGTAACTTAGTCAGCACGCTCGAATTATGGCCAATCAGAAGCTCGTGTTGCTCGAAAGAGAGCAGTGACGCGCGATACGGAAGCTGCCTGACCTGGTAGGCTCTTGAGGTACTCGGAACGAGGGGCGTCTTTTGGCCTTTCAATTCTCAACCACGAACCGCCAAATACCACAATCGCCAAGCTCGACAACTGCGGGCTGCATCCATTTGGAATTCTGCCTCGACCTACAAGAATCCGCGAATTTACTCGCAGCGGTACTGAGGGCATTGATTTGATCCGATTTGATCTGGACTTGTGGCCTGGAGGGGTCTTTTCTAAGCATCACACATAGCCACCAccttattcttcttcttctcttcgcagACACGATACGATGGATTCTCTCGTGGCCAAGTACAGCCGGCCGGCGTTTGCCCAGAACGAGCCTCtcgaggatgacgagctCAGCAATGAGCTGATGAACCCGGCGGATCACTTGTCGCTCAACTTTGCCATGCCGCCCATTGCCCAGGTACGTTTTGGTTCCTACTAGCCATAGCTTCGGTGATGGCTTCTCTGTATTAGAATGTCGAGTAGAAGCTGACCGTTAATGCTTCCCAGCCCTCTGCATGGCTCCGCGCTGCCACAGACGACCGCTCCAACCCCGACTGTCCCATCAAGATTGCCCACGGAACGACGACGCTTGCCTTCCGCTTCCAGGGCGGCATCATCGTGGCCACTGATTCGCGAGCCACGGCCGGCAACTGGATTGCCTCACAGACGGTCAAGAAGGTGATTGAGATCAACAGCGTGCTGCTGGGAACCATGGCCGGTGGCGCCGCAGACTGCCAGTACTGGCTGGCCTGGCTGGGCATGCAGTGCCGCCTCCACGAGCTTCGCCACAAGCGCCGCATCagcgtcgccgccgccagcaagaTCCTGGCCAACCTCATCTACAGCTACAAGGGCATGGGCCTCAGCATGGGCACCATGTGCGCCGGCGtgaccaaggaggagggccCGGCTCTGTACTACGTCGACAGCGACGGCACGCGACTGTCGGGCAACATGTTCTGTGTGGGCAGTGGACAGACATTCGCCTATGGTGTGTTGGATTCAGAGTACAAGTACGATCTGACCGACGAGGAGGCCTTGGAATTGGGCAAGCGGAGTATCTTGGCTGCGACGCACCGTGATGCGTACTCTGGTGGATACATCAACCTGTACCACGTCAAGGAGGCGGGCTGGGTCAAGCACGGCTTCCTCGACACGAATCCGATCTTCTGGGAGACGAAGCTGGAAAAGGGCGAGTTTTCAAACGTCACGAGCGCGCTGGCGTAGAagtggagagatggaggtttttaatttaaagcATGAGAAATAAGAATTGAATGGGGCTCGATGAATCTTTGTATTGCAGTGccgggagaagatgaagaaagcagTAGATCAATACGAAACAAATGATTTTCTGTCCTCGATTCAACGAGAAGAAGTAAGCTGAAAGTGTGATGGGATATGTGTAGAGGGTTAATTCTATTTGATGTGAGGCTAATCTAATGCACGGCCATCACACAACACTTATCGTACAGATTATAGAACAAAGGGAAAGACGCATACAGGCTATATGGATCCAACTTCAACACCTCGGCATAAGGGGGGtatcatcaacgccatctcAAACAGACAGCCTGTTTCTCAATTTACATGGAGCCACCACTCCTTTACTCCTCCTCTCTCACCCATCCACCAGCCCCCAGAATGCCGCCCCCAACATCCGGATCCATGGGCCACTTTGCA harbors:
- a CDS encoding proteasome subunit domain-containing protein, which translates into the protein MDSLVAKYSRPAFAQNEPLEDDELSNELMNPADHLSLNFAMPPIAQPSAWLRAATDDRSNPDCPIKIAHGTTTLAFRFQGGIIVATDSRATAGNWIASQTVKKVIEINSVLLGTMAGGAADCQYWLAWLGMQCRLHELRHKRRISVAAASKILANLIYSYKGMGLSMGTMCAGVTKEEGPALYYVDSDGTRLSGNMFCVGSGQTFAYGVLDSEYKYDLTDEEALELGKRSILAATHRDAYSGGYINLYHVKEAGWVKHGFLDTNPIFWETKLEKGEFSNVTSALA
- a CDS encoding c2 domain-containing protein; protein product: MSAQEARELKLQGAIEAAQDPGIAVSADDAERLMVDQARNAGAPAFHFDPNATIEEKRSQVAAAIPPELQHLRRNKATAIATDVDDGTGPDEELPEPTKEGVVEVSKDEQSKTLANGDDAEVPYSRTGWAPQIGWPVESALEAESLLDHTTWVESQLPDHLFGDWYHNTGVIIFACIASWLVAVFGGGLGWVIMVMAICGTYYRTSLRRVRRNFRDDITREMALKRLEADHESLEWINSFMVKFWPIYQPVLAQTIVNTVDQVLSSATPAFLDSLKLKTFTLGTKPPRMEHVKTYPNVGDDIVRMDWKFSFTPNDTTDMTKKQIKNKINPKVVLEIRVGKAMISKGLDVIVEDMAFSGIMRLNIKLQIPFPHVEKIEMCFLEKPTIDYVCKPLGGESFGFDINFIPGLEKFILEQIHGNLAPMMYAPHVFPIEVAKMLAGSPVDQAIGVLVVTLHGAHNLKNTDNFAGTVDPYAVLTLNRRQELARTKTIDDNPNPRWNETHYIIVTSFNDTLDIQVFDKNGFRKSKELGVASFPLERIEELHVYENERLEVLAAGKNRGVVSCDLRFFPVLEGLKGEDGKVEPPPVSNQGILRFTVEQAKDLDGTKSLVGLLNPYAVMFLNDRKRAKLGVTIKDDRDLASDLTLGKYQIKLDDLLECMEQGKEWYHLSGAQTGRVKMMAQWKPVAISGVAGTGGYITPIGVMRLHFQKANDLRNFEAFGKSDPYVRVLLSGIDKARTVTFKNDLNPVWDEVLYVPVHSARDRLTLEVMDEEKVGKDRSLGLCEVSAADYIQQDELGEYLVHDTKRVLQSELRIHGKGISKGTLTYTVAFYPCLNIADPEEEEEEAAEAAEENGEEPRASLDRPQSSASKSAPKPSLDASRKSVDVSRKSVDTAKLSAATGEDGRPISPASMRSSMSVEKKGPPKIRLSPEELLRYESGVLIFRLLESEMPERDSQLEIYVDDMAYPSYTSTIVPSKSHKFDEIGDCIIRELDFSRLTIKARKKGDDAEDTLAYLSGNTLETLKQCLNNPTTLKLKSDDGKSSWVKVSLKYIPLKMDLDASESINNMGNLRVDVLSGTDLPSADRNGKSDPYCKFELNDVEVYKTKVQKKTLSPVWNEFFEVSVPSRTGAHFVCNVYDYDFADKPDFLGATVIRLDNLQPFKAMEQSFPLDGKSGSIKLRMVFRPDYVTRARQGTSTFQGTFGGTSRIVTGVAGVPFKGATAVGHGVGRGASFLKRGILGKKDRDDPNGSLSELTEVPTVPSIITNGSDFPNSNNNSNPSTRPTTSAVDGSRDIPPHLTPEGSGHNRTRSFGSSSVHSAMGFGAPTGTATFTVVGASGYSHSTDLYILITQISPREKVVGKTKHYKSPNGQWTFDETFRFSCTPDAQFKIEARGEHLFGSDDGLGEHFYFVDETGSAGAKDLSVGAGTVTVKSSFQPAEEKYPDSPKSFSRRGFLSKREARSRDPSQNP